The Haloterrigena turkmenica DSM 5511 genome includes the window GCCCCGCGGACCTCGCCCACGATGATGTAGTCGGGACGCGAACGCAGCGCGGCCGCGACTAGGTCGAACATGTCGACGTCGGCCGACTCGTCGCCCGACCCCTCCCGGGTGAGGAGTTGCTGCCAGGTATCGTGGGGCGGCAACACCTCGGCCGTGTCCTCCGCGGTGTAGATCTTCGAGTCCTGGGGAATGAACGAGAGGATCGCGTTCAGCGTCGTCGTCTTTCCCGAGGCCGTCTCGCCGACGACGAACACCGTCTGTTCGTTCTCGAGACAGAGCCAGAGGTAGGCCGCCAGCTCCGGGCTGAGCGTCCCCCACTTCGTGATCTGGAAGATCGACAGCGGGATCTCCTCGCCCTGTCGAATCGTCATCGAGGGGCCCTGTACGGAGACATCGTCGGAGTAGATGATGTTGATACGCGAGCCGTTGGGCAGCGTCGCGTCGATCACCGGGTCGGAGTCGCTGACCGGGTGGTTCATCCGCTCGCCCATGTTCCGCAGCCACTGCTCGAACTCCGCGGGGGTGCCGAAGTCGACCGTCGCCTCGATCATCCCGTACGTGCCGTGATCGAGGTAACACTGGCTCGGGCCGATCACGTGGATGTCCTCGTTGGCCGTGTCGACCATCACCGGTTCCAGCGGTCCGAGTCCGACGATATCCCGCTGAAGCTGGTAGCGCAGTCGGTCGAACTGGTCCCGCGAGAGGGAGATCTTGCTGGTGCCGAGGGACTTGAGCCGACCGATCGACTGGCCGGTGATTCCCGAGGTCACCTCGACGACGGCGTCGAGGAGTTCGTCCAGGTGCTCCTCGAACTCCTCGTTGTCGCCGGGCGCCGGTCGCGTGACGCTCTTATCGAGGATCCGTCGACGGATGCGGTCGTACAGTTCCTGATCCTCGCCTTCGAGGGTCGGCTCGACGCAGTAGTAGGTGGTACTGATCCCGAGGTCGCCGTGGACGTGACAGAAGATCGGCGCCTCGGCCTCGTAGATCACGTTCGGCCGGTCGGACTCCCACTCGCCCGACGGCTCGTCGATCAGCTTCGGATACTCGTTGTACTCCTCGTAGAACCAGTCGAGGTGTTCCCGCAGGTGCGGGTACTCGTCGGCCAGTGCGTCCAGTTCGTTCTCGAGTCGGTTGGTCCCGAAATCGGACATGTTATGCCACCGTCCTACTGACGATCGAGATTCCGCGGCCCTGCTGGACGTTGAAGCCGATCGAATCGTCGACGGGGTTTCGCATGTTCTGGAACCGACGAACGAGAATCTTCCGGCGGATCTCCTGCCCGACCGTGTTCGTCTCGATCTGGAAGTAGACGTCGGCCACGTTCCGCAGCGGCCGCAGCGCGTCGTCGCGAACGCTCGTCGGATCGATCGTCAACACGACCGTCTTGTCCTGCATGGTCACGTGCCGGAGAAACGAGACGAGCCGCTGGATGACGTGATCCTCGTCGCCCTCGTCGACGACTGCCTCGTAGTTGGGATCGTTTCGCAACAGCGCCGAGAGCGTGTCGACGTAGACCACGTCGGCCTTCCAGAGCGTCTCCGCGCTCGCGAACCGGGCGAGCAACTGGCGCTTTGTTCCCTCGTCGTGCGTGTCGACGTTCGCGTGTAAGAACAGCAACTGCTCGTTCAACAGGAGGTCGACGACGTCATAGGACAGCGAGTTCATCTGCTGGACGAACTCCCAGCACTCGAGTTCCGTCGAAATATAGGTGACGTAGGCGTCCTCGGTGGCCATCCCGTAGGAGAACCGCTGGGAGAGCGCGCTCTTGCCCGCGCCGTCCTCCCCTTCGACGAGGACGACGCTGCCCTCGGGAATGCCGCCGCCGATGGCGTTGTTCACGCGATCTCGTCCCGTCAGTCCGATGGAGTGGTACTCAGTCATGGTACGTAGAATTCGAGCGTTTCCTCGTCACCGTGGACGCTGACGATGATCCGGTGCTCGGCGTCCGACTCGAGAGACGCGTCGAACCGCAGTTCGGCGACGTCGCCGCGCCGCCAGCTGCTGGTATTACCCTGCAGTTCTACCGTTATCGCGTCCCGCTGGACGTACTCTCCGTTTATCAGCACGTCGAGGTCGGTCCCGTCGGTCTCGAGCGTCCGATCGCCGGTGTTCTTGACGAGGATCGTGACGTTCTCCTCGGTCCCGTTGTACACCGCGTCGCTGCCCGGATCGCTGATGATCTCGATATCGGTATCGATCTGGTCTCTGACGTCGCCGCTGTAGGTGTCGATCGAGTTGCTGATCCCGTTGACGTTGGTCACGAGCGTCCCGGCGACGCCGGCCGCGACGAGCATCGCGGCGATAAACAGGATCAGCGTCGAGACCGAATCACCGGACATCGATCAGCTCACCTCCGTCGTCGTCTCGGCGATTCCGTACTCGGTCACGAGCTTCAGCCTGTCCGGCCGATCGTCCGTAGTGACCGTGATCGAGAGCGTCTCGCCGGGCTGCCACAGTTCTCGGCCGGTCGTCCCGTTGACCACGGTCCCGGTCCACTCGCCGTCGGCCACGAACGCGCCGTCGACGAGCAGATCCGTCGCGGGAACCGTCAGCGTCGACGAACCGGTGTTGGTCGCGTTCACGGTGAGTTCGCTCCCGTCGTAGCTCGCCGTCTCGAGGTCGATCGCCGTGTTGCGCATCTCGAGCGCTCGATCGTCGCGGTCGTCCATGGCTCTCGTGCGCTCCTCGTGGGCCGTCTGGACGACCGGGTAGGCGATCCCGACGGCCACGAGCACGCCGACGAAGAGGATCGCCGTCGCGCCACTAGTACTGAATCCCACGGTCGGTCACCTCGATCGGGGAGTCACGTCCCCAGCTCCGATTCGGGCGCGCGGTCGTGTTCCGGTTCGACCTCCGCTTTCGTTTCGTGGATCTCCTGCAGCTTCATGATGTACGTGTAGCTGTCGGCGTGATCCTCGGCGGTCAGTTCCTCCGGCGTCGAGCCCGGATCGACGTGCATGTCCAGATCCGGACCGCTGAGGACGTCCTCGAGATGCGTCTTGACGTCCTCGCCGATCCAACCGATCTCGGCGTAGTAGGAGATCGCTCGCAGCGTCGCGGCCGAGCCGCCGGTCCGAACCAGCCGGGTGAGCCACTCGAAGACGATGATGTCCGTCGCGTACGTGTCCGCGAGCGTCGACAGAGTCGCGTCGTCCGGATCGTCCTCGGAGTCGTCAGCGTCGCTCGAGTCAGTTCCGACGCCCGCATCGGTTCCGGCGGCGTCGCTCGTCGTCTCGGGCTCGTCGACGCTTTCGGTCGCCTGCACTTCGACGCGCGTATCGTTCTCGTCGACGTCGTCCTCGTCGAACGCGATCCGCTCGCCGCCCGAGGACTGCGTCGCCGCGGCGTCCTCGATCACGCCCTTGAGGTCGTCGAACGAGACCGTCTCGTCGCTCGCCGTCGAATCGGCGGCGAGTCGGCTCTCGATTCCCGGCGCGCTCGAGGACCCGTCGCGGCGCTTCTCGTCCTCGCCGAAGACGCCGAAGCCGTTCTGGGCCTCGCCCTCGCCGGTAAACGGGTTCACGTCGTCGGTCACCTGATCGTAGACGCCCAGCAGGCGCTGGACGCGGTCGTTCATCTCCTCGACCTGCTCGGCGACGTGTTGCTGTGAGTCCTGAACCGATCCCAGCTCGGTTTCCTTGTCCTGGAGTTCCTCCTCGAGCTCTTCGATCCGGTAGAAGAGGTCGTCGATGTCGTCCTCGTCGTCGCTCGAACCGCGGCCGAAGAAGCCGCCGCCACTGCGGCTGCCACCGTCACCGCTGTCGCTCTCGGTCGACTCCGGCTCAGACTCTGACGTGCCGTCGTGCGATCCCGACTCGGTCTCTCGAGACTGCCCGTCGGTCGCGGACTCGGCCTCGGGCTCGCCGCCGAACTCGTCGCTCTCCTCCCGTCGCTGCTCGCGCTGGCGGCCCCGGCGACCGCCGCTGTTCGTGAGGAAGTCTTCGATGAGTTCGCGGAGGGATGCGAGTCCGAAATTCATTGTCACCTACACGCGGTCGTAACTCGAGGGGACGCTCGTCGCGGTCGACTCGAGGGCGGGAACCGACTCGAGGACGCCGACAACGGGCGGCGTGTCCCCAGTTACACGTTGCAGACTCATACTACTCCTCAGTAGCGGGTAGGGTCCTAAAGGTGTACGCTCGAGTTCGCGCCGCGTTTCGAGTCGTGAGTCGAGTCTCGATACGCCGCCCGAAATGGTACAGAGCTTGATAGTCCGACTATTCGTTGTCCCGACCGGGGTGCATCCCCAGATACTGTGATGCCAACGTACTCGCCACGCGCCGACCCTCGACGGGACACGACCGACGTCCCGTCGCCACGCCCGCGGAGGGAGCGACGGGCTCGGCCCGTCAGGTCGGCGAGGAGTGTTCGCGTGGACGGTGTCCACGGGGGCGCTCGAGCGTGTCGCGCGCAGTGTGACACGTGGTGGACGAGTCCGGCATACAGGGTGTACGCATTATGTTCGAAGCAATAACAGACAACGAAGAACGTGGCCAGGTGGGTATCGGTACCCTCATCGTGTTCATCGCGATGGTGCTGGTTGCGGCGATTGCGGCAGGAGTATTGATTAATACGGCTGGGGTCTTGCAGAGCCAGGCATCGAATACCGGCTCCGAAACGCAGGAAGAAGTCGCAAACCAGATCGACGTCGTCCACGCGGTCGGTAACGTTTCCGCGAACGATGCAGTCGACCAGATCAACCTGACGATCAAGAAGTCGGCCGGATCGAACGCGATCGATCTCACCTCGACGACTATTCAGTATACGAGTGATGATAAAGCGGTAACGCTGACTCACGGCGGGAACAACGTGAGTAACGCCAGCGATACTGACTTCATCACGAACGGAGTGAACGGCTATAACGACGATTCACTTACTGACACTGAACAACGAGTCATAATTACGATCAATGCCGACGCGATCGAAGGCACCGGTAATGGTGATAGCGGGCTTCAAGGTGGCGACGACGCAACTGTCAAACTGATCGACCAGTCCGGTGCACAGTACACCTACGGTGTGAGCGTGCCGAGTACCTTCGGCGATAAGACCATCGTGGAGGTCTGAAGTATGTTCGAGAATCTAACGGACGATGACGCCCGCGGTCAAGTTGGTATCGGTACTCTCATCGTGTTCATCGCGATGGTACTCGTCGCAGCGATCGCAGCAGGTGTCCTCATCAACACGGCTGGTGTCCTACAGAGTCAGGCATCCAATACCGGCTCCGAGACCCAAGAAGAAGTCGCGAATCAGATCGATGTCGTCCATGCGGTCGGCATGACCGACGGTGCCGACAACGTCACGTCGCTCAATCTGACTATTAAGAAATCTGCCGGGTCGAACGCCATCGATATGACGTCAGCGACCGTCCAATACACCAGTAATAACGAGGACATTGCACTCACGTTCAACGAGAGCGCAAATGCCTCGGTAGATGGTGGGTTAACTGACGCGAACGAAACGAAATTCGGAACGAAAAGCCTTACCAGTAATAACGACGGTGAATCGCTCATCGAGACGAGTGAACGAATGGAGATCCATATCGATACTAAAGCAATCGAATCTGGTAATGGGTTACCCTCTGGTTCGGAAGCCACTATCAAAATCATCGACCAGTCCGGTGCACAGTACACCTACGGTGTGAGTGTTCCGTCGACGTTCGGTGACAAGAGCGTCGTCGAGGTCTAACCACCTCACCCACGACTGACAACCAATGACCCCCGATTCACTCGAGCACGACGACGGCGTCCTCGCCCCCGACGAGCTGCAGTTGGAAGACGATCACGTCGACGCGTTGGGCGAGAACCGTTATCTGGTTCGATCGGGATCCGATTCGAAGCGCACGGAAATGTCTGCGGCCCTTGAGGCCGCAGACGTACCGCCAGCGGACGACGCGTCCGCCGAGGGTGCAGACGGCGAGACTGACGATCACGTACGCACGGATCACGCACTCGCCGACGCACCCGAACCGCACGGGGTCGATATCACGTTGAAAACCGACGGGGAGATCGCACACCACCGCGCGACGTCGAACGACGTCCGCGAGGTGTTCGTAGACCTCCTGACCTGGTACGCGAGCCAGCTCGACGACGACATGACGCCCGGCGAAGCGCTGCAGGTCATGCTGGCCGCGTCCGATCTCGAGGTCTGATCGCCGTCGGCGCCACACACAAACAGGGAATACAGGAATACGGCGTGTCTCGTTTCGATGGAGTGTGGATTTTCCGTTCCACTCGCGGATTGCGATCAGACGGGTGACGAACGTTCTGTTGTTACAGTCCATTCATCGGACCGCTACTGGCTAGTTGGCGCTGAAGGTCCGTCTCACGAACTCTCCGACAGCGCGTCGCTCGAGTCGACTCGCGACGCGAGTCAGTCCACGACTCAGCGCTCGATATCGTCCGGGTCTTTTTGCGGGTTCCGGCGAGACCGACTCGTATGCCAACCGACCCCTCCAGCGACCCGTCACGACGGCAGTTCCTCGGTGCGGCCGCCGGAACCGCCGCGACGGTCGCGACCGCCGGCTGCCTCGGCGCCCTCGCCGGCGACTCATCGGGAATGACGCGAATCGAATCCGAAGACCCCTCCGACCCCCGCGAGGGATCGCCCGGCGAGTTCTACTACTTCCTCGAGGAGAACGACATCGAGGTCGACGAACTGCTGCGCGACGGCGACGAACTCTATCTGACCTATCGCACCGGGGCCGAGACAGTCGAGGAGTCGGACGAGGAAATCACGATCGTCTACGAGGTCTACAAGCGAGCGCTGATCCAGCGCGGGTCGTCGGTCGAGTTTCTCTACGCCGAGATTTCGAACCCGTTCGACGGACAGGCGCTGGGCTGGGGAATCAACACCGAGTGGGTCCACAAGTACGATGATCCCAACGGGGACGACTCGAGCGGTGAGTCGTCGATCGCCGACGACGTCGATTCCGAACCCGGTAACGACTCGAGCGAAGCCGTCGGGAACGAAACGGACAGCGGCGGTATCGATATGGCCCAGGTCACGCTCTGGAACAACATCATGAACTCGAAAGTCTACGACTCCGATTTCGAGGACAACGGGTCCGAATCCGGGGACGGTGAGCTCGAATCCGAAAACGGCGCCTCGGAATCCGATCTCGACAACGATACCGAGTCCGAAGCGAACGACTCCGACGGAAGCTAACCGAGACGGCAGTCGAGGCCGAACTATGGGTCGGCTCGGACTCGAAAACACACGTCCTCTCGAGTAACAGCTTCGACCGAGAGCGGTTTCGACCGCATCGATCCGCGATCCGCTTGGGCAGCGGCTTCGAACTTCGAATCGCGCTCGCTCTGGATGAGGTCCTTTTTCCACCTCGAGTGCCGACTGCAAGGCATGACCGACGCACGCGAGGAATTTCTGGCTGGCGAGCGGCCCGATGACGTGGCACTGTTTCTGGCCGACTCGTACGTCTCCGACGACCGCTTGGCGGAGTTCGGCGAGCGCGTCGAGGACGGCGTTCTGATCGTCGTCGACGGCGAGAGCGGCCGCAACGCCTTCGAGGCGGCGACCGGCACGCAGGCGATGCAGTTCGCAAAGTCCGCGATGGAACTCGAGGGGATCATCGACGACGACCTCACCGGCGGCCAGTGTCCGGAGGCGCCGGCCGACGAGGACCACGCGGTCCAGTTCGTCTTCGCCTTCGCCGAGGAACAGAACGAGGACGTCGGCGGCATCTACGCCGAGGGCGACGTCGTGCACGCGTACGCGCGGTGTACGTGCGGGACGGCGTACTCGGACAAGTGGAACGTTCCCACCGCCGCCGACTGACTCCGCGGGGCGGCCCACACGCGGGTTTCAGCGGTAGGGCGCAGGCTTTTGCGGCCCGCACGGCTAGAGTCGGAGTATGAGCTCGTTCGAAACGCCACACGAGACCGGTCGGGGATTCGGCCTCTCGAGTCGAGAGGTGCGGGTGATCGGCGGCGCGAGCATCCTGATGGCGATCAACGTCGCAGTGATGTACGCCATCGCGACGACGCCGCTGGCACAGGTCAACGAGTACCTGTTCGCGGCCCCGATCATCGGCGCGGTCGTCTACGGCGCGGCGATCATGGCCGGCCAGTACGTCGCCCAGCGAGGGGTCGAGGGCGGGGATATGGGAATCGCCTTCGTCGGAATGGTACTCTTACAACTCGCGTTCGGGATCTTCGGGGCGGGCGTGCTCCGTTTTGCCCCGCGGGAGAGTCAGCTGACGATCCTCGGGATAACGGCGGTCGTCGTCGCCCTCATGACCGCCGGGATCTCCGGCTACGTCTACGCGCGCTCGAAGACGTTCGAGAGCTGGGGGACGTACGCGGGCTACGCGTTCATCGGCGGGCTCGGCGCGATCCTGATCGGCACGTTCGTCCAGCCCGTCCTGCTGGCCGGCTTCGCGCTGATCTTCCTCGGCTTCCTGCTCCGGCTGGGGTACGAAATCTGGCAGGTGCGGGACCACCGCAACGCCTCGGTCGCGCTCCAGACGATCGGCGTCTACGTCGCCGTCGCTGGCGTCTTCGTCCACGTGCTACAGCTCGTGATGCGGTACGCGGGATCGCGGAGCTGAGACGCCGATTGAACGTTAGTCGCGGCTCCGCGAGTCGGATTTCGCCGGTGACGCGGCGTGGTCGGACGCGTCTGCGTCCGCCGACGCGTCGGCGGACGGCAGCGTGAGCGAAAACGTCGAGCCCTCGCCGGGCTCGGAGTCGACCCAGATCTCGCCGCCGACAGACTCGCTTCGCTCGTCCGTCGAGCCCGGCCTCTCGCTGTCCGGCCGGACGCCGTGGCGCTCGACGATCCGCTGGCAGAGTGCCAGTCCGATTCCCGACCCGCTCTGTTCCTCGCTCGAGTGGAGCCGCTGGAAGATTTCGAAGATTCGGTCCTGATCGTCGGTCGGGATCCCCGGCCCCTCGTCGCTGACCGAGATCCGCCACGCCGACGCCGCGTCCGTGTCCGTGTCTATGTCCGACGTTTCGGGCGTTGCCGCGATATGGATGCGTGGGGGCTCGCCACCCGAATACTCGATCGCGTTCGCCAGCAGGTTCTGGAACACCTGCCGGAGCTGGCTCTCGTCGCCGGCGACGGCGGGCAACGGCTCCCGCGTGAGGTCGGCGTCTTCCTCCTCGAGTTTGAACTGGAGGTCCGCGAGCACGTCGTCGAGGATGGCCTCGAGGTCGACAGTATCGAACGCGCCGCCCTGCGTTTCGACCCGCGAGTACTCCAGCAGCGCGTCGATCGTCGTGTCCATCCGATCGGCGCCGTCGCGGGCGAACGCGAGGAACTCCTCGCCGTCGTCGTCGAACTCGTCGGCGTACCGATCCTCGAGGAGGTCGAGGTAGCTCGTCACCATCCGGAGCGGTTCCTGCAGGTCGTGGGAGGCGGCGTAGGCGAACTGTTCGAGCTGTTCGTTCGACGCCTCGAGTTCTTCGACCGTCTCCTCGAGGCGCTGCTCGGTCCGCTTCAGCGCCTCGTTTTGCTCCTCGAGCGCGGCGGCCTGGATGAGCGCCTGTGCCTCGTGGACGCCGATCGCCAGTCCCGCGACGGAGCCGATCGCTAAGAAGACGGCCTGGGTCCCGAACGTGAACTGGACCTCGACGCCGGGATGGAGGACGCGAAGGCCGAGGGCGATTCCCATGACGGTGACGCCGACGACGACCCACAGCAAGATCCGCGGATAGTACGCGGCGTCGATAGACGTCTTCGGCAACCAGAGCCCGATATACAGCAGCACGATTCCGAAGGAACCGACCAGCAGCAGATCGAGGATCGCTTCCAGCAGGATCCCGTTCCCGGCCATCGTGACGATCGAGTTACCGACTGCGACGAGCACCAGGAGCGCGCCCAGCGCGGAGAGCCCTCGGAGCCAGTTGCGCGTATCTCCCAGCGACGACTCGAGAATCGCGTCGGACCCGGATTCGATGGACTCCCCAACCATTACAGTTCACATAGAAGCCTGCAATGTTCAGGGGTACTTTTGGGTATACAACCCACTTAAGTACGCTACTGAGAGCGAGTCGATATCTCGGCGAGTGTGCTCCCGACGAGCCGGTCGATACCGCGCCGAAGGCGAGAGGCGACGGCCTGTTGGGTGATCCCGAGTTCGTCGCCCAGTTCCGCCATGGTCACGTCCCGCGGTGAGTTGAAGTAGCCGCGTTCGTAGGCGAGGAGCACGGCCTCCTGCTGTGGCTCGGTCAACGCGGCCTCGGCCTCGGTTTCGATCGGCGTGAGCGCGTGCAGTTTCGTCAGCGTGATCGGGATGTCGAGTTCGCGACAGCGCTGCTGAAAGTCGGCGATGTCGGCCCGATCGTCGCCGCGTACGTCAAACGTCCACTCTCGGTTCGTCCCGATCGCTTTCACGAGTGGAAGCTTCGTTTCCGTCAGCGTACTCAACACGCCGGCGTACTCGAGCGACCACTCGACGCGCAACAGGTACTCGTCCGCGACGGAATCGATCAATTCGATCTCGACGACGCCGGGATGGTCGTCGAAGGCGTCCTCGATGTCGTCGACGGGCGTTCCTCGCACCCAGAAGTAGGGAACAACCACGTCCCGCGCCGGGATCATGCGCTCCAGTTCGATCGTCACGTCCGGCAGCCGTTCGAATACGCTCCCCAGCGGGAACTGATCGGACGGCACCGTAAACGTCGCTTCGGTTGCCATACTCACTGGAAAGAATCCGACTATGGATAACGCTGGTCGTCTGCCCGGACAGGCTCGAGCGAACGGCCGATGCCGTTACTCGCCGTCGACTCAGTCGTCGCCGTCCTCGCGCTCGTCCGCGACGACCTCGCGGAACGCGTCGAGGATGACCTGCTTCGTCACGGCGCCGCGAGAGGTCCAGTGGGTCGCGTAGTCGAGCATGTCGTCGTAGATGTCGGGTTTGCAGCCGGCGGCCTTGGGGTGGCCGCCGCCGTTGACCTTCCCCGCGACCTCGTGGCAGCGGTCGAATTCGTCCGTTCCGCGGATCGAGGCCGAGCCGGCGGGTTTGACGACGACCGAGGCGTCGGCGCCCTGCTCTCGCATCCCCTCGGCGACCTCGTTTTGCGAACAGCGGCCGTAGGTGACCCCGACCGTGTAGCCGCCGATCTCGCGGAACTCCGCGCGGCCCAGCGCTCGATCGATCAGAGCCTCTTTCTCCTCGCGGCGCTCGGCGAGGTAGGTCTGTACCCACTCGGGGAGGTCGACGCCGTACTCGCGGACGACCTCGACGTACTCCGCCGGATCGGTCCAGTAGGCGTAATCGGCCAGATCGTCGCTGCGCGGATCCTCGCGCAGCCAGAGGTCGTGGTCCCGTGTCACGGCGGCCAGTTCCTCGTACATCGGCGAGAACTCGTACTCGAGCGACCGGTAGACGACATCGGCCGAACACTCCTCGTCGGAGTCGCCGACGACGAGGTCGACGCCGGCGTCGCGGACCGCCTGCGCCACGTCGTCGTTCCACTGGTGGTGGTCGTACCACGAGACGCGGTCGGCGGTCTCGAGGGCCGCATCGAGTTCTTCCTCGACGTACTCGTATCTGTCCGGCGCGAGGTCACAGACGAAGAGGTCGATCCCCTCCTCGCCGAACTCGGCGACGCGAGCCAGCGCGTCCTCGACGTCGTGGGGGCTAGCGGGAAGCAGGGCCACTTCGTGGGGCGTGGGCTCGGGCTCCTCAAGCGGATCGACGGCGTCGCCGGCGAGGCCCGCCGCCGCTTCGTCGGCGTCGTCGACGGCATCGGCCGCGTCCGTTGCGTCGGTCGGCACGTCGGCGTCAGTAGATTCGTCAGCGTCGTCCTTGTCGTCGGGTTCCGGCACGTTCCGTACGTCGTCGTAGGCCTCGCGAAGCAGGGCGACGCAGGCCAGCCCGTCCGCGTCGGGGTCGGCGATGACGGCGACCTCGGCGCCCTCGAGGGCGGCCGCGGCCTGCTCGTCCTCGACGTCCTCCTCGAGCGTATCGGGTAGGAAGAAACCGGTTCCCGGGAGCACGGACTTGCGGGCGAGCGGGAGATCGCCGCTGTCGATGAGATCTTCGTCCATGGCAACGACTGCGTGACGGGTCCGGAAGTAATCGCCGGTCTCGGCCGTCGAGGCGCGACGACGTCGGTCATCGAGGCGCGACGGCGTCGGTATCTCTCGTCAGCCGATCGCCAGTGCGGCTCAGGCGGCGCCGACCGCCTCGTCGTCGGTACCCTCGCCGGCGGGCTCAAGTTGTCGAACCGTCAGCACGGGCACCGGTGAAGTGCGGACGACCCGCTCGGCGACGCTGCCCAGCAGCAGGCGGTTCTCGCCGTGACGACCACGGGTCCCAGTCGCGACCAGGTCGGCGTCGACCTCGCGGGCGTACTCGCAGATCTGGGCGGCCGGCCGGCCCTCGCGGACGGCGGTGTCGATCTCGAGATCCGCGTCGGATCGCTCCTCGACCGTCGCGAGCGCGGCGTCGGCGGTCGTCTCGAGGGCGGTCCGCAGTTCCTCCCGGAGCTGTTGGGGCGAGGCGTCGACCTCGCTGGCGTCGACGACCGAGAGCGCGTGGACCTCGGCGTCGAAGCGATCGGCGAGATCGAGCGCGACGTCGACGGCCCGCTTGACGCTCTCGGAAC containing:
- a CDS encoding type II/IV secretion system ATPase subunit; the protein is MSDFGTNRLENELDALADEYPHLREHLDWFYEEYNEYPKLIDEPSGEWESDRPNVIYEAEAPIFCHVHGDLGISTTYYCVEPTLEGEDQELYDRIRRRILDKSVTRPAPGDNEEFEEHLDELLDAVVEVTSGITGQSIGRLKSLGTSKISLSRDQFDRLRYQLQRDIVGLGPLEPVMVDTANEDIHVIGPSQCYLDHGTYGMIEATVDFGTPAEFEQWLRNMGERMNHPVSDSDPVIDATLPNGSRINIIYSDDVSVQGPSMTIRQGEEIPLSIFQITKWGTLSPELAAYLWLCLENEQTVFVVGETASGKTTTLNAILSFIPQDSKIYTAEDTAEVLPPHDTWQQLLTREGSGDESADVDMFDLVAAALRSRPDYIIVGEVRGAEGQMAFQAAQTGHPVMLTFHASDIVSMIQRFTGAPINVPETFMDNCDVALFQNRVKQGDDVLRRVTSVQEIEGYSDYEGGVVTRQAFKWDPRDDEVAFTGRNNSYVLEEQIATLLGYQDTREIYDELDRRAEIIRQLIDADVLGYHEVNDAIADFQRDGIEGLPIQIRGLNQFA
- a CDS encoding ATPase domain-containing protein codes for the protein MTEYHSIGLTGRDRVNNAIGGGIPEGSVVLVEGEDGAGKSALSQRFSYGMATEDAYVTYISTELECWEFVQQMNSLSYDVVDLLLNEQLLFLHANVDTHDEGTKRQLLARFASAETLWKADVVYVDTLSALLRNDPNYEAVVDEGDEDHVIQRLVSFLRHVTMQDKTVVLTIDPTSVRDDALRPLRNVADVYFQIETNTVGQEIRRKILVRRFQNMRNPVDDSIGFNVQQGRGISIVSRTVA
- a CDS encoding flagellin, translating into MSGDSVSTLILFIAAMLVAAGVAGTLVTNVNGISNSIDTYSGDVRDQIDTDIEIISDPGSDAVYNGTEENVTILVKNTGDRTLETDGTDLDVLINGEYVQRDAITVELQGNTSSWRRGDVAELRFDASLESDAEHRIIVSVHGDEETLEFYVP
- a CDS encoding flagellin translates to MGFSTSGATAILFVGVLVAVGIAYPVVQTAHEERTRAMDDRDDRALEMRNTAIDLETASYDGSELTVNATNTGSSTLTVPATDLLVDGAFVADGEWTGTVVNGTTGRELWQPGETLSITVTTDDRPDRLKLVTEYGIAETTTEVS
- a CDS encoding FlaD/FlaE family flagellar protein; translated protein: MNFGLASLRELIEDFLTNSGGRRGRQREQRREESDEFGGEPEAESATDGQSRETESGSHDGTSESEPESTESDSGDGGSRSGGGFFGRGSSDDEDDIDDLFYRIEELEEELQDKETELGSVQDSQQHVAEQVEEMNDRVQRLLGVYDQVTDDVNPFTGEGEAQNGFGVFGEDEKRRDGSSSAPGIESRLAADSTASDETVSFDDLKGVIEDAAATQSSGGERIAFDEDDVDENDTRVEVQATESVDEPETTSDAAGTDAGVGTDSSDADDSEDDPDDATLSTLADTYATDIIVFEWLTRLVRTGGSAATLRAISYYAEIGWIGEDVKTHLEDVLSGPDLDMHVDPGSTPEELTAEDHADSYTYIMKLQEIHETKAEVEPEHDRAPESELGT
- a CDS encoding archaellin/type IV pilin N-terminal domain-containing protein, coding for MFEAITDNEERGQVGIGTLIVFIAMVLVAAIAAGVLINTAGVLQSQASNTGSETQEEVANQIDVVHAVGNVSANDAVDQINLTIKKSAGSNAIDLTSTTIQYTSDDKAVTLTHGGNNVSNASDTDFITNGVNGYNDDSLTDTEQRVIITINADAIEGTGNGDSGLQGGDDATVKLIDQSGAQYTYGVSVPSTFGDKTIVEV
- a CDS encoding archaellin/type IV pilin N-terminal domain-containing protein encodes the protein MFENLTDDDARGQVGIGTLIVFIAMVLVAAIAAGVLINTAGVLQSQASNTGSETQEEVANQIDVVHAVGMTDGADNVTSLNLTIKKSAGSNAIDMTSATVQYTSNNEDIALTFNESANASVDGGLTDANETKFGTKSLTSNNDGESLIETSERMEIHIDTKAIESGNGLPSGSEATIKIIDQSGAQYTYGVSVPSTFGDKSVVEV
- a CDS encoding DUF7500 family protein, producing the protein MTPDSLEHDDGVLAPDELQLEDDHVDALGENRYLVRSGSDSKRTEMSAALEAADVPPADDASAEGADGETDDHVRTDHALADAPEPHGVDITLKTDGEIAHHRATSNDVREVFVDLLTWYASQLDDDMTPGEALQVMLAASDLEV
- a CDS encoding twin-arginine translocation signal domain-containing protein — protein: MPTDPSSDPSRRQFLGAAAGTAATVATAGCLGALAGDSSGMTRIESEDPSDPREGSPGEFYYFLEENDIEVDELLRDGDELYLTYRTGAETVEESDEEITIVYEVYKRALIQRGSSVEFLYAEISNPFDGQALGWGINTEWVHKYDDPNGDDSSGESSIADDVDSEPGNDSSEAVGNETDSGGIDMAQVTLWNNIMNSKVYDSDFEDNGSESGDGELESENGASESDLDNDTESEANDSDGS
- a CDS encoding DUF5807 family protein, yielding MTDAREEFLAGERPDDVALFLADSYVSDDRLAEFGERVEDGVLIVVDGESGRNAFEAATGTQAMQFAKSAMELEGIIDDDLTGGQCPEAPADEDHAVQFVFAFAEEQNEDVGGIYAEGDVVHAYARCTCGTAYSDKWNVPTAAD